From the genome of Sporomusa sphaeroides DSM 2875:
ATTATAATCTCGGTACCAATCGAAGCTGTGTCCAAAATTACAATAGCACTCTCCCTTTGATAAATGTAGACTTGATTCGGGTGGGGTTTTAACCTCATTGAATCCTAATCGGAATTATCCAGAGGCTTAGTCGCTCGCCTGTGCCCGTAGGGGTATACTCCCACCTAAAGCGGCGGGAGTCTTAGAGCGAGTTAGCCATTGGATAAAGTAAAATTCATGTACAGGTACAGTCATATCATATCCTTTTATGCACAGTATCAAACACGCGCGGTTGCTATAGGATGATCATGATCGCCATCTCGTTGCTAAACCTCCTTATAATAAACTGCCCGCTGGCTTTGACTGCAGCGGGCAGTGGGTATTACAATTCATCAATCACGGTATCGTTTTTTTTACTTCTTTTTATAATATAAGTCACCACACCGACGATGGCAATGAGAATGAGTGAAATGATCAACATATCATCTTTGTGCTGGGTAAACATTTCCACCGCCTGCGGGCCAAAATAATAGATAAGCACACCTTCCAGTAAAAAACGTTTGCCGCGGCCCAGGCAGGAAATGATTAAAAAAATTGACATATTTATTCTTAACGCTCCGGCTGTGATACTGACAAACTTGTACGGAATAGGGGACAAAGCAGCTAGAAATATTGCCAGCAGCGCATTTTTTTCCACAGTGGTGTGTATTTTGCTCAGATATTTGGCCGGCATACACTTACGGGCGGCCGGCAGGCCGATTTTTAAACCGATGCCATAGCCAACTAAACCGCCTAAGACAGATACAACCGTGGCAGCTAGCCCGTAATATATGGCGTAGTGCGGATTTGCTAAAGCTAATGGGATGAGAAGCAGGTCAGGCAACACCGGCGATATAAAGGATTCTGTAAAAGCGGCAAGTAAGAGACCGGGAAAACCCCATTCCAAAAGTATTTCTACTAACGATTCCATTAACACGCTCCTCTCCTTCTA
Proteins encoded in this window:
- a CDS encoding YqaA family protein, whose protein sequence is MESLVEILLEWGFPGLLLAAFTESFISPVLPDLLLIPLALANPHYAIYYGLAATVVSVLGGLVGYGIGLKIGLPAARKCMPAKYLSKIHTTVEKNALLAIFLAALSPIPYKFVSITAGALRINMSIFLIISCLGRGKRFLLEGVLIYYFGPQAVEMFTQHKDDMLIISLILIAIVGVVTYIIKRSKKNDTVIDEL